TTTTTAGAAAAAATAATAAATGATAAGTTGTTAAATATCTGATTATTTTTTATTTACAGTTAAATACATATGTGATAATATGGAAAAAATAAATGCAGTGAAGAGAAGAGTAAATAAAATGAATTTTTCACAGAGAGCTCCATGTAGCTGAAAAGGAGTAAAAATTCTTTATTGAACCAAGCCTCTGAGCAGCACATCAGAACCTATTATTAGGGGATGGTGTGACGGGAGCTCCCGTTATAGAGCTATGGTATAAGCATGAATTAGAATGCAGTACCTAATAAGGTTAGTATGGTGACATATTAACAAACTAGGGTGGCACCGCGATGATAAATCTCGTCCCTAAGATTAAAAGTCTTGGGGGTGGGATTTTTTTATTGTTGTAAAACAATTTTGAAAGCGGGGGCCAAAAATGAAAAATTTACTTAAAGATTGGAAATATCCTTTATTACTATTGTCCGGAGTTGGTATTGCGAATTTAGGGGCATGGATTTACTTAATAGCACTGAATGTACTTGTCTATAATATGGGTGGCTCAGCCTTAGCTGTTGCTACTTTATATGTAATAAAACCATTAGCCACTTTATTTACAAACGCTTGGTCTGGGAGTATGATTGATCGTTTAAATAAACGGAAATTAATGATTCACCTCGATATATATCGTGCGTTATTTATCGCTATTTTACCTTTACTTCCGTCACTTTGGATTGTTTATGTATTCGTATTCTTTATAAGTATGGCCAGTGCAATTTATGAGCCAACTGCTATGACATATATGACGAAATTAATTCCAGTAGAGCAAAGACAACGTTTCAACTCATTACGCAGTTTAATAGGATCTGGTGCATTTTTAATTGGTCCAGCGATAGCGGGGGTTTTATTAATTGCAGGTACACCAGAGTTTGCTATATATATGAATGCTATAGCATTTCTCTTATCAGGATTCATTACATTACTTTTACCGAATCTTGATAAGAAAGAAGATTTGGATACAACTAGTAATACATTATCACTTACAGTATTAAAAAAAGATTGGAACACTGTTATAAATTTTAGTAGAAAACATGTGTATGTCGTATGTGTGTATTTCTTATTTCAAAGTATGTTCGTATTAGCAACTGCTACTGATTCACTTGAACTATCGTTTGCGAAAGATGTATTACTACTAACAGATAGTGAATATGGTTTTCCTAGTTAGTATAGCTGGTGCAGGATTTATTTTAGGTGCCATAACAAATACAATTTTATCAAAAAAATTAGCACCTTCATTTCTAATTGGAATAGGATCATTATTCATCGCAATTGGTTATTTAATTTATGCTTTTTCAAATGTATTTTTAATAGCTGCTATTGGATTCTTTATTTTATCTTTCTCTATGGCATATGCAAATACAGGATTTTATACATTTTACCAAAATAATGTTCCCGTTCATATAATGGGACGGATCGGGAGTATATATGGACTTGTTATTGCGTTAGTAACAATCTTTATTACAATACTATCTGGTGTTGCGACTCAGTTCATTTCTATACAACTTGTAGTTATTGTAGGGTCATTAATAATGTTATTTATTACTATCGTCTTGTGTGTGTTTACTTTATTCCCATCACAATCTAAGTTGTATTCTACTGAGTCAATAAAGTGAAAATTTAATCAGTGGGGGTCTTACTGCTCATAAATAGCGGGATAAATTTGAAATGGACTTTGTGTTTTCATTAATAATTTATCGTATTTAATAAGAGGGTTCCTTCCTCTTTATATGGAAAAATTAATAAGAGGAAAGAACAATACCGAAAGATAAGGGTGGTTGTCGTGATAAAAACAAAAGATGAAATTGATAAAATTGTAAAAGAAATACAAAAGAAAATAGATTTCTCTGGAGTAGTTTTAGTAAAAAAAGAAAAAGATTTAGTCTATGAAACAGCATTGGGTTACGCAAACAAAAGTGAATGTATAAACAATACGATACAAACAAGATTTGGCATTGCCTCAGGATGTAAAATCTTCACTGCAATTGGCATCTGTCAACTTGTTGAAAAAGGTGTTATTTCTTTTCATACAAAATTAAAGGATTGTCTAGAGATAAAACTTCCAAACTTCGATGAAGATATTACAATACATCAACTACTAACGCATAGCTCTGGTATACCAGATTATTTTGATGAAAGTATTATAGATAACTTCGAGGATCTTTGGAAACAAACACCTATGTATCTATTAAAGAGCTTAAAAGACTTTTTACCATTATTTCAAAACAATAATATGATGTTTGCACCTGGGAGTAAGTTTCACTACAACAACGCAGGTTTTATCATACTTGGATTAATAATAGAAGAACAGACGGGACTTAAATTTACGGAGTATATAGAAACAAACATTTTTAATTCGATTGGCATGAATGATTCTGGCTATTTTTCATTAGATAAATTACCAAGACATACAGCTCTAGGATATATAAAGGACGAAACCAACCAAAATTGGAGAACAAACGCTTACTCTATACCAATAAAAGGAGGGGCTGATGGAGGTGCATATGTTACTGCACCAGACATGTTGAAATTTTGGGCGGCACTATTTAATAATGAAATTTTAGGAAAGGAATATACAAAGTTACTTTTAACTCCCCACATTTATGTAAATGATAAACAGTCTTACGGATATGGAATATGGATTGAAACACGAGAAAACAAGGTATTCAAATATCATGTAATGGGATATGATCCAGGCGTCAGTTTTCGCTCGGCCATATATCCAGAATTAGGAATCACTTTAGTTATTCCATCGAATAAAGAGGCAGGACCTGAAAAATTAATGACAGAAATAGAAAGAGCTTTTTAATTATATGGATATAAAAGAAGAGATACGAAAATAATTTAAACGGGTTTATGATTGTTTCTGTTCTGAAAAATATTTTAGTTAACGAGGAACCCTTTATTTATTAAATAAGGGGTTTTTGTAATTCTGCACAATTACATATGTTTATATGGATTTTTAAATTAAAAAATATTACTATATAATTGTAAATTTAAATTATTAATTCATATGAAAGGATGTGTTAACAATTTGTATATGATCAACGGTAGTTTGTTTATTATTTTAGGGGTTATTTGTTATTTAATTGTACGTGGAATATTAATTGGTACCAAAAATAAAAAACATGTGATTTGGTGGAAAGAAATAGTAAGTTTTTTATTCGTGGTTTACATTTGTATGGTTGTTGCAGTAACTTTATTCCCTTTACCAATCGGTTTTCCTTCTAATGTTGAAAATCTGAATCGCTCGGTCAATATAATACCATTTGCATCAATTATTAAAGACATCAATCAAATTGGTAGTGCTTATGATGGAGATGCCCTATTTATGATTGGGCTAATTGTAAGAAATGTAGGCGGGAATATTTTATTATTAATGCCTTTAGGATTTTTAGCACCTATCCTATGGGATAAATATAAGAAATTCAAAAATACAATTTTATTAGGATTTTCTATATCAGCTAGTATTGAATTGCTACAATTAATTGAGTCTTTATTTAGTGGAGTGGGACGTATTACTGATATTGATGATGTGATTTGTAATGTTCTAGGTTCTATTTTTGGATATTGTATTTATAATATCTTTTTAAAAGCCATTAATAAATTTAACATTCGAGTATTGGGTAAAACTAATTCTAAAGGTGTGGAATTAGTTGATAAATAGGAGTTTAAACGAGTTATTAAAGGCGTACGAGTAAAAAGTACGTCTTTTTTATTTTTATAAATAATGCTTAAGGCTGATGAGAAATCACATTTTTCATCTTACACTTGAAAGTAGCTATCGTATTTCAAGTATGGAGTGAAAAGAGGAGAATATAATTTTTAAAGATAAGCAAGTTTATAGGAGGATTCTAAATGGATATTTTACTTGTTGTTCTTATTATTGTTTTGATGCAAAGTAAAGAACGAAAAGTGAAAATAAACCGTATTTGGCTCATTCCGGCTT
This DNA window, taken from Bacillus cereus ATCC 14579, encodes the following:
- a CDS encoding VanZ family protein; protein product: MYMINGSLFIILGVICYLIVRGILIGTKNKKHVIWWKEIVSFLFVVYICMVVAVTLFPLPIGFPSNVENLNRSVNIIPFASIIKDINQIGSAYDGDALFMIGLIVRNVGGNILLLMPLGFLAPILWDKYKKFKNTILLGFSISASIELLQLIESLFSGVGRITDIDDVICNVLGSIFGYCIYNIFLKAINKFNIRVLGKTNSKGVELVDK
- a CDS encoding serine hydrolase domain-containing protein; this encodes MIKTKDEIDKIVKEIQKKIDFSGVVLVKKEKDLVYETALGYANKSECINNTIQTRFGIASGCKIFTAIGICQLVEKGVISFHTKLKDCLEIKLPNFDEDITIHQLLTHSSGIPDYFDESIIDNFEDLWKQTPMYLLKSLKDFLPLFQNNNMMFAPGSKFHYNNAGFIILGLIIEEQTGLKFTEYIETNIFNSIGMNDSGYFSLDKLPRHTALGYIKDETNQNWRTNAYSIPIKGGADGGAYVTAPDMLKFWAALFNNEILGKEYTKLLLTPHIYVNDKQSYGYGIWIETRENKVFKYHVMGYDPGVSFRSAIYPELGITLVIPSNKEAGPEKLMTEIERAF